In Neosynechococcus sphagnicola sy1, one DNA window encodes the following:
- a CDS encoding PadR family transcriptional regulator, producing the protein MALKHTILAFLSRQSLSGYEVAKEFAEGFGSCFWKASQQQIYAELTKLEQQGSVTYEAIPQPGRLDKKIYSITAQGMKDLTDWLTQPCEPTAIREDLGVMGLAGHLISHQEVMGEIERRRKLHAEMVQQVTKMDEHFIQHLKSLELKDLYMHLIIRRAIRYQEEWVAWCDEALQAIAQAVQ; encoded by the coding sequence ATGGCTCTCAAACATACCATTCTGGCGTTTCTGTCCAGACAGTCTCTCAGCGGCTATGAGGTGGCCAAAGAATTTGCTGAAGGGTTTGGCAGTTGCTTTTGGAAAGCCAGTCAGCAACAAATTTATGCTGAACTCACCAAGCTAGAGCAGCAAGGCAGCGTTACCTATGAGGCGATTCCCCAACCGGGGCGGCTAGATAAAAAAATTTATTCGATTACGGCACAAGGAATGAAGGATCTGACTGACTGGTTAACCCAACCCTGCGAACCCACGGCTATTCGTGAAGATCTAGGTGTCATGGGTCTAGCGGGTCATCTGATTTCTCATCAGGAGGTGATGGGTGAAATTGAACGGCGACGGAAACTCCATGCAGAGATGGTGCAACAGGTGACAAAGATGGATGAACATTTTATCCAACACCTGAAATCGCTCGAACTCAAAGACCTCTATATGCATTTAATCATTCGTCGGGCTATTCGCTATCAAGAGGAATGGGTTGCTTGGTGCGATGAAGCGCTTCAGGCGATCGCCCAGGCGGTGCAATGA
- a CDS encoding SDR family NAD(P)-dependent oxidoreductase, translated as MLNINLGAIWRCRESWQQRLYTRYGSWAVVTGASSGIGAAMVRKLAEAGLNLVLIGRSQTVLEEMAADLTTHYGIEVRVIRLDLALETGVETIGAATRALDVGLLVAAAGFGTSGSFLDACLEEEMAMLNVNCRALLGLSWYFGRRFAQQGRGGLVLMSSIVGFQGMPFAAHYAATKAYVQALAEALDVELAPLGVDVLAAAPGPTQSGFATRAGMRMGMALKPGDIALPILNALGRRATALPGFLSKLLTYSLVLLPRWLRVRIMGEVMKGMTKHRLGKQDLDADRK; from the coding sequence ATGCTCAACATCAATTTAGGCGCAATCTGGCGATGTCGGGAGAGTTGGCAACAACGGTTGTATACCCGATATGGATCTTGGGCTGTGGTTACGGGTGCTTCCTCAGGTATTGGTGCAGCGATGGTTCGCAAGCTGGCGGAGGCCGGGCTCAATTTGGTTCTGATCGGGCGCAGCCAAACCGTACTGGAGGAGATGGCAGCAGATCTGACCACTCACTACGGTATCGAGGTTCGGGTGATTAGACTCGACTTGGCACTAGAGACGGGGGTAGAAACAATTGGAGCTGCGACGCGTGCTTTGGATGTGGGATTGCTGGTCGCGGCAGCTGGTTTTGGGACATCGGGATCGTTTCTTGACGCCTGCCTGGAAGAAGAAATGGCAATGCTCAATGTCAACTGCCGTGCCCTCTTGGGTTTGAGCTGGTACTTCGGGCGTCGGTTCGCACAGCAGGGTCGGGGGGGCTTGGTGCTAATGAGTTCCATCGTAGGTTTTCAGGGGATGCCGTTTGCCGCCCACTATGCAGCGACCAAAGCCTATGTGCAGGCACTGGCTGAAGCGTTGGATGTGGAACTTGCACCTCTGGGCGTCGATGTTTTAGCTGCTGCTCCCGGCCCAACTCAATCCGGCTTTGCCACTCGCGCTGGGATGCGGATGGGGATGGCTCTGAAACCTGGTGACATCGCTCTGCCAATCCTGAATGCCTTAGGTCGTCGGGCTACGGCACTGCCTGGTTTCCTGTCAAAACTGCTGACATACTCGTTGGTGCTGCTGCCACGTTGGCTGCGAGTACGAATTATGGGGGAGGTGATGAAGGGCATGACGAAGCACAGACTTGGGAAACAAGATCTTGACGCTGACCGAAAATAA
- a CDS encoding SCP2 sterol-binding domain-containing protein: MTKFEDHPTVQWWHQQAAGKHQPSAAVPLNADRLRELCMQAGADDVGFVEIERPAIANQQADILTAFPATKTLISVVCRMNRENIRTTLRSIANVEFHATAEHIDQVARSIVKTLEEIGIRALNPAAGFPQEMDQFPGKIWSVSHKPVAVAAGLGHMGIHRNVIHPQFGNYILLATVLMNAEVTAYTHPIDYNPCIECKLCVAACPVGAIAADGHFNFSACYTHNYREFMGGFTDWAETIAESKNANDYRKNVSASESASMWQSLSFKANYKAAYCIAACPAGEDVIAPFLSDRKAFIQDVVKPLQDKTETIYVVPGSDAETYVARRFPHKTVKLVSNGIRPQSIQGFLFGLQLLFQRNQSEGLNAIYHFTFTGSESRRATVTIQNKTVQVEAGHIGIANLSVTADSKTWLGFLSKQENLIWALLRRKIRIQGSPKLLQAFGKCFPA; this comes from the coding sequence ATGACAAAGTTTGAGGATCATCCTACGGTTCAGTGGTGGCACCAGCAGGCAGCGGGCAAACACCAACCTAGCGCTGCTGTGCCGTTAAACGCAGACAGATTGCGAGAGCTTTGTATGCAGGCAGGTGCCGATGATGTGGGATTTGTGGAGATTGAACGACCCGCGATCGCCAATCAACAAGCTGATATTCTGACAGCTTTCCCGGCGACCAAAACCTTGATCAGCGTCGTCTGCCGGATGAATCGGGAGAATATACGAACCACCTTGCGGTCAATTGCCAATGTTGAATTTCATGCCACTGCTGAGCATATTGATCAGGTGGCGAGAAGCATTGTGAAAACCCTAGAAGAAATTGGTATCCGCGCCTTGAATCCAGCGGCGGGATTTCCTCAAGAAATGGATCAATTTCCTGGAAAAATCTGGTCTGTTTCCCATAAACCGGTTGCAGTTGCCGCCGGATTAGGTCACATGGGAATTCACCGGAATGTGATCCACCCTCAGTTTGGCAACTACATTTTACTGGCAACCGTGCTGATGAATGCGGAGGTTACAGCCTACACCCACCCTATCGACTATAACCCCTGTATTGAGTGCAAACTATGTGTGGCAGCATGTCCAGTTGGAGCGATCGCCGCGGATGGTCACTTCAATTTTTCAGCCTGTTATACCCATAATTATCGTGAATTCATGGGGGGATTTACAGATTGGGCGGAAACGATTGCTGAAAGCAAAAATGCCAATGATTATCGCAAAAATGTCAGTGCTTCTGAATCTGCTTCAATGTGGCAAAGCCTATCATTTAAGGCGAACTATAAAGCAGCCTACTGTATCGCTGCCTGTCCGGCGGGAGAAGATGTAATTGCACCATTTCTGAGCGATCGCAAAGCCTTTATTCAAGATGTAGTCAAGCCATTGCAGGACAAAACCGAAACTATCTATGTGGTGCCAGGATCGGATGCTGAGACCTATGTTGCGAGACGATTTCCCCATAAAACAGTCAAGCTAGTGAGTAATGGTATTCGTCCTCAATCAATTCAAGGCTTTCTCTTTGGGCTGCAATTGCTCTTCCAACGCAATCAATCAGAGGGATTAAATGCAATTTATCACTTCACTTTCACTGGCTCTGAATCCCGTCGTGCAACGGTAACCATTCAAAATAAAACCGTACAAGTTGAAGCAGGTCACATAGGGATTGCCAATCTTTCAGTGACGGCAGATAGCAAAACCTGGTTAGGTTTTCTTAGTAAGCAAGAAAACCTGATTTGGGCGCTGTTGCGACGCAAGATTCGCATTCAGGGTTCTCCCAAATTACTTCAAGCATTTGGCAAGTGTTTCCCTGCCTGA
- a CDS encoding BON domain-containing protein — MNASDRENSARVIYREYKDTQGNIRTEYKDAQGNIHSYENSYMDSQVAEEKIQDIRVERTERNLYKGILIGVIVTCVSGLTAGTIYFLTQVNKPLPTTFISLPVHQSTSSPSPAPQQVRLVQKPIVTIVPVPQAQAPRSTVNITTQPSATNPSSNPGNVSATNPSQNSGATDSNLKNEIMKKFQNNLPNNQLIVEVKNGEVTISGTAASPEQLQQIQPLLRSIQGIRKVNMVATAPSKM; from the coding sequence ATGAACGCCAGCGATCGCGAAAATTCTGCTCGGGTGATCTATCGAGAGTATAAAGATACTCAAGGGAATATCCGAACCGAGTATAAAGATGCCCAAGGGAACATCCACTCTTATGAAAATAGTTACATGGATAGTCAAGTAGCAGAGGAAAAAATCCAAGATATACGAGTCGAGCGTACGGAAAGAAACCTTTATAAAGGAATACTGATTGGTGTAATTGTCACCTGTGTATCAGGTCTCACTGCGGGGACAATTTACTTTTTAACTCAAGTGAACAAACCCCTGCCTACAACTTTCATCAGTCTGCCAGTTCATCAAAGTACTTCATCCCCTAGCCCTGCTCCTCAACAAGTCCGGTTGGTTCAGAAACCTATTGTTACCATCGTACCAGTACCCCAAGCTCAGGCACCTAGATCAACGGTAAATATCACGACTCAACCTTCTGCAACCAATCCATCTTCTAATCCAGGGAATGTTAGCGCCACTAACCCATCTCAGAACTCTGGCGCAACGGACAGTAACCTCAAAAATGAAATCATGAAGAAGTTTCAAAACAACCTACCAAACAATCAATTGATAGTTGAAGTAAAAAATGGTGAAGTGACGATATCAGGTACTGCCGCATCACCAGAGCAACTGCAACAGATTCAACCATTACTAAGATCAATTCAGGGGATTAGAAAGGTCAATATGGTAGCAACTGCTCCATCAAAAATGTAA
- a CDS encoding YggT family protein — MSHDQNDETNLERRQELRHDEEAFRLHQEEKRLESARRGNTFIWITNSIYWLSGMLEILLLLRFMLRLFGANPQNEFAQLINHLSAPFIAPFSTLFVSPTSAGAANVFDINIVIAILAYALLCYLVVSLVRFIFYHEP, encoded by the coding sequence ATGAGTCACGATCAGAATGATGAAACCAATCTTGAGCGGCGACAAGAACTGCGACATGATGAAGAAGCCTTTCGACTTCATCAAGAGGAGAAACGCCTGGAATCTGCTAGACGCGGTAATACTTTTATTTGGATAACTAATAGTATTTATTGGCTGTCAGGGATGCTAGAAATACTACTTTTATTGAGGTTTATGCTGCGTTTATTTGGCGCTAACCCCCAAAATGAGTTTGCTCAGTTGATCAATCATCTATCTGCACCTTTTATTGCTCCATTTTCTACCTTGTTTGTTAGTCCCACCTCAGCTGGTGCAGCAAATGTATTTGATATCAACATTGTGATTGCAATATTAGCTTATGCTCTCTTATGCTATTTGGTTGTTTCGCTGGTGAGATTCATCTTCTATCACGAACCTTAA